One genomic region from Enoplosus armatus isolate fEnoArm2 chromosome 17, fEnoArm2.hap1, whole genome shotgun sequence encodes:
- the LOC139300441 gene encoding glycerophosphodiester phosphodiesterase 1-like: protein MLQIGDEVVYFSALFLLVVLATRSATGASLLTAFLYVFMVMFRFPPVPSEQAGRVLRPRAPSGGVSVVAHRGGSHDAPENTLAAIREASRNGATGVELDLSFTADGVPVLMHDETVDRTTNGSGPVSKLQFVQLKRLDAAAHHRLKDKFSGEKVPTLREAVEECIRHQLTIFFDVKDQPDKAAAVLHEMYKKFPALYNSSIVSSFEPKVIYKMRQTDPNVVTALIHRPWRLSRFGDGTPRTLSTWGQLWTGVLDVLLDWAHHHILWKLCGVSAILVQKDFISLDYVQYWGERGVEVVGWTVNTAVEKDYYQNLLKIGYITDSLLEDCDPHY from the exons ATGCTGCAGATCGGAGATGAGGTGGTGTATTTCTCGGCGCTGTTTCTGCTGGTGGTGTTGGCGACGAGGAGCGCCACGGGGGCCTCCCTCCTCACCGCATTCCTCTACGTCTTCATGGTGATGTTCCGGTTTCCTCCGGTACCATCGGAGCAGGCCGGCCGCGTCCTTCGGCCCAGGGCTCCATCAGGCGGCGTCTCGGTGGTGGCGCACCGCGGAGGGAGCCACGACGCTCCGGAGAACACCCTGGCAGCGATCAGAGAG GCCAGTAGGAACGGGGCTACTGGAGTGGAACTGGACTTGAGTTTCACAGCTGATGGCGTGCCCGTACTGATGCACGATGAGACTGTGGACCGCACCACCAACGGCTCTGGACCAGTTAGCAAACTGCAGTTTGTCCAACTGAAGAGACTAGATGCTGCTGCTCATCACAGGCTGAA GGACAAGTTCAGTGGAGAGAAGGTCCCGACTCTGCGGGAGGCAGTGGAGGAATGCATCCGCCACCAGCTGACCATCTTCTTTGATGTCAAAGATCAACCTGATAAG gCTGCGGCTGTGCTTCATGAGATGTATAAGAAGTTTCCTGCCCTTTACAATTCCAGCATTGTTTCCTCCTTTGAGCCCAAGGTCATCTACAAG ATGCGTCAGACTGACCCCAACGTGGTCACGGCTCTCATCCACCGGCCCTGGAGACTGAGCCGCTTTGGTGACGGCACTCCTCGGACCCTGTCCACATGGGGTCAGCTGTGGACGGGGGTTCTGGACGTCTTGTTGGACTGGGCCCACCACCACATACTGTGGAAACTCTGCGGAGTCTCTGCCATCCTCGTGCAGAAAGACTTCATCTCACT GGACTATGTTCAGTACTGGGGAGAGCGAGGTGTGGAGGTGGTGGGCTGGACTGTCAACACCGCGGTGGAGAAAGACTACTACCAAAACCTGCTGAAGATTGGCTACATCACTGACAGTCTGCTGGAGGACTGTGATCCTCATTACTga
- the LOC139300603 gene encoding MAPK regulated corepressor interacting protein 2-like produces the protein MMYTITRGPSKLVTQRRTGPSQQLDNKINDFKHKQTSWSMPDLPAPKIVFNRPNGKKYHHPAPALPADNQQDESFTPTHEENVKFVYEAWQEVVGQEQGPEEAQGAVHYKETTPRPHMDNFVPIDLDEWWAQRFLANIDKLS, from the exons ATGATGTACACAATCACAAGAGGTCCCAGCAAACTGGTCACCCAGCGACGCACAG GGCCTTCTCAGCAGcttgacaacaaaataaacgACTTCAAGCACAAACAAACCTCCTGGAGTATGCCTGA CCTTCCTGCACCCAAGATCGTTTTCAACCGTCCTAACGGGAAGAAGTACCATCACCCAGCTCCGGCTCTCCCCGCAGACAACCAGCAGGACGAGAGCTTCACCCCCACGCACGAGGAAAATGTCAAGTTTGTCTATGAGG cctgGCAGGAGGTGGTGGGGCAGGAGCAGGGACCTGAGGAGGCCCAGGGAGCGGTCCACTATAAAGAAACCACTCCCAGGCCACACATGGACA aCTTTGTTCCCATAGATCTGGATGAATGGTGGGCCCAGCGTTTCCTAGCCAACATAGACAAGCTATCCTGA
- the trap1 gene encoding heat shock protein 75 kDa, mitochondrial, whose protein sequence is MSRCLALARFALGSSQRANSRLMSCARGLSSRAVSRPVTGDSQVGQQQQRWSSRPRVWSSQRSCLGFSQQAHYSTQEAEKEPEKEPEVEPLHTIISDTESVQGSFSKHEFQAETKKLLDIVARSLYSEKEVFIRELISNGSDALEKLRHKLVTSGGETAQMEIHLQTDGAKGTFTIQDTGVGMNQEELVANLGTIARSGSKAFLDALQNQAEASSTIIGQFGVGFYSAFMVSDRVDVYSQSAEPGAPGYKWSSDGSGVFEIAEAAGVQRGTKIVLHLKDDCKEFSSEDRVKEVVTKYSNFVSFPIFLNGRRLNTLQALWMMEPKEISDWQHEEFYRYVAQSYDKPRYTLHYRADAPLNIRSIFYVPDAKPSMFDVSREMGSSVALFSRKILIQTKATDILPKWLRFLRGVVDSEDIPLNLSRELLQESALIRKLRDVLQQRVIRFLLDQSKKDPEKYSKFFEDYGLFMREGIVTTQEQDVKEDIAKLLRFESSALPAGQQTNLTEYSSRMKAGTRNIYYLCAPNRHLAEHSPYYEAMKQKDMEVLFCYEQFDELTLLHLREFDKKKMISVETDIVVDHYKEEKFEDSKPASERLTQEQADDLMSWMKNALGPRVTNIKLTPRLDTHPAMITVLEMGAARHFLRTQQLARTAEERAQILQPTLEINAGHDLIKKLQALKDTNPDLAGLLLEQIYDNAMITAGLNDDPRPMISRLNDLLAKALEKH, encoded by the exons ATGTCCCGCTGCCTCGCGCTGGCTCGGTTCGCCCTCGGTTCCTCTCAGAGGGCCAACTCTCGGCTAATGTCATGTGCACGAGGGCTGAGCAGCAGAGCTGTCTCGCGCCCCGTCACTGGAG ACTCTCAGgttggacagcagcagcagaggtggagcagTCGGCCTAGAGTGTGGAGCTCCCAGCGGTCCTGCCTCGGCTTCAGCCAGCAGGCACACTACAGCACCCAGGAGGCGGAGAAAGAGCCAGAGAAAGAGCCCGAGGTGGAGCCTCTGCACACCATCATCAGTGATACAGAGTCTGTACAAG GTAGCTTCTCCAAGCATGAATTTCAGGCTGAGACGAAAAAACTGCTGGACATTGTTGCCAGGTCCTTGTACTCGGAGAAAGag GTGTTCATCAGGGAGCTGATCTCAAACGGCAGTGACGCTCTGGAAAAACTGCGCCACAAACTGGTCACGTCAGGTGGTGAAACGGCTCAGATGGAGATCCACCTGCAGACCGATGGCGCCAAGGGAACCTTCACCATTCAG GACACAGGAGTGGGGATGAATCAAGAGGAGCTGGTGGCCAACCTGGGGACCATCGCCCGCTCTGGTTCCAAG GCATTTTTGGACGCCCTGCAGAACCAGGCGGAGGCCAGCAGCACCATCATTGGTCAGTTCGGGGTGGGATTCTACTCTGCCTTCATGGTGTCTGACCGCGTTGACGTCTACTCTCAGTCCGCCGAGCCCGGGGCACCAGGTTACAAGTGGTCCTCAGACGG CTCTGGAGTTTTTGAGATCGCTGAAGCCGCCGGTGTTCAGCGGGGAACAAAGATCGTGCTGCACCTCAAAGACGACTGCAAGGAGTTTTCCTCTGAGGACAGAGTTAAAG AGGTTGTAACAAAGTACAGCAACTTTGTCAGCTTCCCCATCTTCCTGAACGGACGGAGGCTCAACACTCTGCAG GCCTTGTGGATGATGGAGCCAAAGGAGATCAGCGACTGGCAGCACGAGGAGTTCTACCGTTACGTCGCCCAGTCCTACGACAAGCCCCGCTACACGCTGCACTACCGCGCCGACGCCCCGCTCAACATCCGCAGCATCTTTTATGTCCCCGACGCG AAGCCGAGCATGTTTGACGTGAGCAGGGAGATGGGCTCCAGCGTGGCTCTGTTCAGCAGGAAGATCCTGATCCAGACCAAAGCCACCGACATTCTGCCCAAATGGCTGCGCTTCCTCCGAG gtgTGGTGGACAGTGAGGACATCCCTCTGAATCtgagcagagagctgctgcaggagagcGCCCTCATCAG GAAGCTCCGTGACGTTTTGCAGCAGAGGGTGATCCGCTTCCTGCTCGACCAGAGCAAGAAGGATCCAGAGAAGTACAGCAAGTTCTTTGAGGACTACGGCCTCTTCATGAGGGAGGGCATCGTCACCACCCAGGAACAAGACGTCAAG GAGGACATTGCAAAGCTGTTGAGGTTCGAGTCCTCAGCCCTGCCAGCGGGCCAGCAGACCAACCTGACGGAGTACTCCTCCCGCATGAAGGCTGGCACACGCAACATCTACTACCTGTGCGCCCCCAACCGCCATCTTGCCGAGCACTCGCCCTACTACGAGGCcatgaaacagaaagacatgGAG GTGCTGTTCTGCTACGAGCAGTTTGATGAGCTGACGCTGCTCCACCTCCGGGAGTTCGACAAGAAGAAGATGATCTCAGTGGAGACCGACATCGTGGTGGATCACTACAAGGAGGAGAAGTTTGAGGACAGCAAGCCCG CCTCCGAGCGTCTGACGCAGGAGCAGGCCGACGACCTGATGTCCTGGATGAAGAATGCTTTGGGCCCCAGAGTCACCAACATAAAG CTGACTCCTCGGCTGGACACCCACCCAGCTATGATCACGGTGCTGGAGATGGGTGCTGCACGCCACTTCCTCCGCACCCAGCAGCTGGCCCGCACTGCCGAGGAGAGAGCTCAGATCCTGCAGCCCACACTGGAGATCAACgcagg ACATGATCTGATCAAGAAGCTGCAGGCACTGAAGGACACAAACCCTGACCTGGCTGGACTGCTGCTGGAACAG ATCTATGACAACGCCATGATCACAGCAGGCCTAAACGATGATCCACGGCCGATGATTTCCCGCCTCAACGATCTGCTGGCTAAAGCTCTGGAGAAGCACTGA